From a single Terriglobales bacterium genomic region:
- a CDS encoding nitrilase-related carbon-nitrogen hydrolase, with translation MSRTVRCGLIQAHNPLGPEHSLVQIKKAMIDKHLKLIEQAAKQKVQILCLQELFYGPYFCAEQNQKWYEMTEPVPDGPTTKLMQKIAAKHKMVIVVPVYEEEMTGLYFNTASVIDADGRFLGKYRKHHIPQVAPGFWEKFYFTPGDTGYPVFQTRYAKVGVYICYDRHFPEGARILGLNGAEIVFNPSATVAGLSEYLWELEQPAHAVANGYFVGAINRVGVEKPWAIGEFYGKSYFCNPRGKIIAQASRDKDEVVVADLDLDMIAEVRKTWQFFRDRRPDSYEPLVSQAGKSATAGKG, from the coding sequence ATGTCGCGAACTGTCCGCTGCGGCCTGATTCAGGCCCACAATCCTCTTGGCCCCGAGCACAGCCTGGTGCAAATCAAGAAAGCCATGATCGACAAGCATCTGAAGCTGATCGAGCAGGCGGCCAAGCAGAAGGTCCAGATTCTCTGCCTGCAGGAGCTCTTCTACGGTCCGTACTTCTGCGCCGAGCAAAATCAGAAATGGTATGAGATGACCGAGCCCGTGCCTGACGGCCCAACCACGAAGCTCATGCAAAAGATCGCGGCCAAGCACAAGATGGTGATCGTGGTGCCCGTGTACGAGGAGGAGATGACTGGCCTCTACTTCAATACCGCGTCAGTCATCGATGCCGACGGACGCTTCCTCGGCAAGTATCGCAAGCACCACATTCCGCAGGTGGCGCCGGGATTCTGGGAAAAGTTCTACTTCACGCCGGGGGACACTGGGTATCCGGTCTTTCAGACGCGCTACGCGAAAGTGGGCGTGTACATCTGCTACGACCGCCACTTCCCCGAAGGCGCGCGCATTCTCGGGCTGAATGGCGCAGAAATCGTATTCAATCCGTCAGCCACTGTCGCCGGCCTCTCCGAGTATCTGTGGGAACTGGAACAGCCAGCGCATGCAGTTGCCAACGGCTACTTCGTCGGAGCCATCAATCGGGTGGGTGTCGAGAAGCCGTGGGCAATTGGCGAGTTTTACGGAAAGAGCTACTTCTGCAACCCACGAGGGAAGATCATCGCGCAGGCCAGCAGAGATAAAGACGAAGTCGTAGTCGCCGATCTCGATCTCGATATGATCGCCGAAGTGCGCAAGACCTGGCAGTTCTTCCGCGACCGTCGTCCAGATTCATACGAGCCGCTGGTCTCGCAGGCAGGTAAGAGCGCGACAGCAGGAAAGGGATAA
- a CDS encoding serine hydrolase codes for MKKSPLLFTALFLLATLSFAATDNALQSKIEALAAQHHGKLALYATNLKTGETVAIDADTPVATASVIKLTVLVEAMQQVKTGKHSLADKVTLHKDDIVQGSGILQFFDTPLVITLKDALTFMIIESDNTATNLVIDQVGIKNVNDNITKMGLKDTYLYKKVYKPASGPMPPDQKKFGLGKTTAREMAKVMESIVRCDLHDQKLCDAMLYMLRNQQYRNLVPHYIETSDTSEGLSLIANKTGSLDAVRNDVAVVYSKNGPIIISAFTYDNEDKSWNNDNAAELLVAHIAKDIMDAWSPQGLAKEIPSTTSAP; via the coding sequence ATGAAAAAATCACCGCTCTTGTTCACTGCGCTCTTCTTACTTGCAACACTTTCCTTTGCAGCTACAGACAATGCCCTCCAGTCTAAGATCGAAGCGCTGGCCGCGCAGCATCACGGCAAACTGGCCTTGTATGCCACCAATCTCAAAACGGGAGAGACGGTTGCCATCGATGCCGATACTCCAGTCGCAACGGCTTCGGTGATCAAACTCACCGTTTTGGTCGAAGCCATGCAGCAGGTGAAAACCGGCAAGCATTCGCTGGCGGACAAAGTGACGCTGCACAAAGACGATATCGTTCAGGGCTCCGGCATCCTGCAGTTCTTCGACACGCCGCTCGTTATCACGCTGAAAGACGCGCTCACGTTCATGATTATCGAGAGTGACAATACGGCGACGAATCTCGTGATCGATCAGGTCGGCATTAAGAACGTCAATGACAACATCACGAAAATGGGGCTGAAGGACACGTATCTCTACAAGAAGGTTTACAAGCCCGCTTCCGGCCCAATGCCGCCCGACCAGAAGAAGTTCGGATTGGGAAAAACGACTGCGCGCGAAATGGCAAAGGTGATGGAGAGCATTGTCCGCTGCGATCTGCACGATCAGAAGCTGTGCGACGCCATGCTGTACATGCTGCGCAACCAGCAGTATCGCAATCTCGTGCCGCATTACATCGAGACCTCCGACACCTCCGAAGGTCTCTCGCTGATTGCCAACAAGACCGGCTCACTCGACGCCGTGCGAAACGATGTTGCCGTCGTCTACTCGAAAAATGGTCCGATCATCATTTCGGCCTTCACCTACGACAACGAAGACAAGAGCTGGAACAACGACAACGCCGCTGAGCTTCTGGTCGCTCACATCGCCAAGGACATCATGGACGCATGGTCGCCGCAAGGACTAGCCAAAGAAATCCCCAGCACAACTTCCGCGCCGTAA
- a CDS encoding M48 family metallopeptidase, with protein sequence MGRILALAQFLLLLGTAFSQNGPQSLASPTVQDSMHQAVASLSFQGVNPFTKPWLMDFDFLSANQQAAEIETQANSKPAPLPQTKYKLEPDPFNSDLHQNSINQDAPATVASASPTPDTAERIATQAAEHEQPREHKAKKQDAKYDITRIGHRGIGSNLNFFSIDREEALGRELSQEVEQQAKLIKDPVITEYVNRVGQTLVRHSDAKVPFVIKVVDDEQVNAFALPGGFFYVNSGVLLAADNEAELAGVMAHEIAHVAARHATRNATKQEIWNFASLPLIFIGGPVTMAIRQVAGFAVPMSFLKFSRDAEREADFLGVQYEYAAGYDPTAFVDFFERIDAREKQKHGFIARAFSTHPMNDDRIRRAEAELETLPPKDDYILTTSEFDQVKARLIRLTRGRSINEGKSGPVLRKHTVEDEKPPILHRKIGTTAPNFP encoded by the coding sequence GTGGGACGAATACTCGCATTAGCGCAGTTTCTGTTGCTTCTAGGGACTGCTTTTTCCCAAAACGGCCCACAGTCTCTCGCGTCTCCCACAGTTCAAGATTCGATGCATCAGGCCGTGGCCTCCCTGAGCTTTCAAGGGGTGAATCCATTCACTAAGCCATGGCTGATGGACTTCGATTTCCTATCCGCCAACCAGCAAGCGGCAGAAATCGAGACACAGGCAAATTCCAAACCGGCTCCTTTACCGCAAACCAAGTACAAACTCGAGCCCGATCCGTTCAATTCAGACCTGCACCAGAATTCGATAAATCAGGATGCTCCGGCCACCGTGGCTTCGGCGTCTCCGACTCCCGACACCGCCGAACGTATTGCGACACAGGCAGCCGAGCATGAGCAGCCGCGCGAGCACAAAGCAAAGAAGCAGGATGCAAAGTACGACATCACACGAATCGGCCATCGCGGCATCGGCTCTAACCTGAACTTCTTCTCGATCGATCGTGAAGAGGCTCTCGGCCGCGAGCTATCGCAGGAAGTAGAGCAACAGGCGAAGCTGATTAAAGATCCTGTGATCACCGAATACGTAAACCGCGTGGGACAAACGCTGGTACGGCATTCCGACGCGAAGGTGCCGTTCGTGATCAAAGTTGTCGACGACGAGCAGGTCAACGCCTTCGCTCTTCCCGGCGGCTTTTTCTACGTGAACAGCGGCGTGCTGCTGGCAGCAGATAACGAAGCCGAACTCGCCGGCGTTATGGCGCACGAGATCGCTCATGTGGCCGCGCGTCACGCCACCCGCAATGCAACTAAGCAGGAGATTTGGAATTTTGCGTCGCTGCCTCTCATCTTCATTGGAGGCCCGGTAACCATGGCGATCCGGCAGGTCGCCGGCTTTGCTGTGCCAATGTCATTCCTGAAATTCAGCCGCGACGCTGAGCGCGAAGCCGATTTCCTCGGCGTGCAGTACGAGTATGCCGCCGGGTACGATCCCACGGCGTTCGTCGACTTCTTCGAGAGGATCGACGCGCGCGAAAAGCAAAAACACGGTTTCATCGCCCGCGCCTTTTCCACTCATCCCATGAACGACGATCGTATTCGCCGCGCCGAAGCCGAGCTTGAAACGCTTCCCCCAAAAGATGACTACATCCTCACAACCAGCGAGTTCGACCAGGTAAAAGCGCGGCTGATCCGCCTCACTCGCGGACGCAGCATCAACGAAGGAAAATCCGGACCAGTCCTCCGCAAACACACCGTAGAGGACGAAAAACCGCCGATTCTGCATCGGAAAATTGGCACTACAGCCCCGAACTTCCCCTGA
- a CDS encoding YggS family pyridoxal phosphate-dependent enzyme, which produces MTAQSTSSSDVARQVAENISHIRGRIAEAAKRADRDSAGITLMAVTKTQPADKIIAAYEAGIRSFGENRVQEFAAKREPLSDLPDATFALIGQLQSNKVNKAIELFSAIHSVDSLRLAERINAAIERSEREPLPVAIEINTGDPAKAGLSPDSPELEQILISAPRLAHLRITGLMTIPPFTENPEGARPYFRRLRELRDTIASRRLSGISTELLSMGMSHDFEVAIEEGSTCVRVGTAIFGERKP; this is translated from the coding sequence ATGACCGCACAAAGTACTAGCTCAAGCGATGTTGCGAGGCAAGTCGCTGAGAATATCTCCCACATTCGTGGACGGATTGCAGAAGCGGCAAAGCGTGCTGACCGCGATTCAGCCGGCATTACTCTGATGGCGGTGACAAAAACTCAACCGGCAGACAAGATCATCGCCGCCTATGAAGCCGGCATCCGCTCTTTCGGTGAAAACCGCGTTCAGGAGTTCGCGGCCAAGCGTGAGCCATTATCCGATCTGCCCGACGCGACGTTTGCTCTGATCGGCCAGCTTCAGTCGAACAAAGTGAACAAAGCGATCGAGCTGTTCTCTGCCATTCACTCGGTCGATTCGCTTCGACTGGCTGAACGCATCAACGCTGCGATTGAGCGCTCCGAGAGAGAGCCTTTGCCTGTCGCAATCGAAATCAACACCGGAGATCCCGCAAAAGCCGGGCTCTCGCCCGATTCTCCCGAATTGGAACAGATTCTCATCTCTGCCCCGCGCCTGGCGCATCTCCGGATCACGGGTCTAATGACCATTCCACCTTTCACCGAAAACCCCGAAGGAGCGCGTCCCTACTTTCGCCGACTTCGCGAGCTGCGTGACACCATCGCAAGCCGTCGGCTGTCGGGAATTTCAACGGAACTGCTCTCGATGGGTATGTCGCACGACTTCGAAGTAGCGATCGAAGAAGGCTCGACGTGCGTTCGTGTGGGCACGGCGATTTTCGGCGAGCGCAAACCATAG
- a CDS encoding aspartate aminotransferase family protein produces MTKDEIIRKHKQYLFPSISTYFTDPLVTDHASMQYLWDVEGKKYLDFFGGIVTISVGHTNPRVTSKVKAQIDKITHASTLFPNEAIVALAEKIAQITPGEISQSFFTNSGTEANETAIQLARIHTGNYEVVALRHGYSGRSQLAQSLTGHGTWRKSLPSGAHGIVHALNPYCYRCPFGMKPTECGVECAKDVEAVIQTTTSGQIAAFIAEPIQGVGGFITPPKEYFKIVFNIVKQYGGLFIADEVQTAWGRTGKKWFGIEQWEVYPDIITSAKGMANGMPVGLTATKPDIAASFKGLQISTFGGNPVVSVAAKATIDLIEEDRLMDNAEVVGNYFRQGLEALKDKHDLIGDVRGMGLMQALEFVKDRKTKEVAPQETTQFMEECRKRGLLVGKGGLYANVIRMSPPLNIAKSDVDEAIRIMDEALSAVREPAAAAAR; encoded by the coding sequence ATGACCAAAGACGAAATCATCCGCAAACATAAGCAATATTTATTTCCATCGATCTCCACCTACTTCACCGATCCGCTAGTCACCGATCATGCCAGCATGCAGTACCTGTGGGACGTCGAAGGCAAGAAGTACCTCGACTTCTTCGGCGGCATCGTCACCATCTCTGTCGGGCACACCAACCCGCGAGTCACCTCGAAGGTCAAAGCGCAAATCGATAAGATCACGCACGCCTCGACGCTGTTCCCAAATGAGGCCATCGTCGCGCTCGCGGAAAAGATCGCGCAGATTACGCCCGGCGAAATTTCGCAGAGCTTCTTCACGAACAGTGGAACAGAAGCGAATGAAACTGCGATCCAACTCGCGCGCATTCACACCGGTAATTACGAGGTGGTTGCGCTCCGCCACGGCTACAGTGGACGCTCTCAACTCGCGCAATCCCTCACCGGACACGGCACCTGGCGCAAGTCGCTTCCCAGTGGAGCGCATGGAATTGTTCACGCGCTGAATCCTTACTGTTATCGCTGTCCGTTCGGCATGAAGCCGACGGAGTGCGGCGTCGAATGCGCGAAGGACGTTGAGGCCGTAATCCAGACGACCACCTCAGGTCAGATAGCTGCCTTCATCGCCGAACCGATCCAGGGCGTCGGCGGATTCATCACGCCGCCCAAGGAGTACTTCAAGATCGTCTTCAACATCGTGAAGCAATATGGCGGTCTCTTCATCGCCGACGAAGTTCAAACCGCCTGGGGACGCACGGGCAAGAAATGGTTCGGCATCGAGCAGTGGGAGGTGTATCCCGACATCATTACCTCAGCGAAAGGCATGGCCAACGGCATGCCCGTCGGACTCACCGCTACGAAACCAGACATCGCAGCCAGCTTCAAAGGCCTGCAGATTTCAACCTTCGGCGGCAATCCCGTCGTGAGCGTCGCAGCCAAAGCCACCATCGATCTGATTGAAGAAGATCGGCTGATGGATAACGCCGAAGTGGTCGGCAACTACTTCCGCCAAGGTCTCGAAGCACTCAAAGACAAGCACGACCTAATCGGCGACGTGCGCGGCATGGGTCTGATGCAGGCGCTCGAATTCGTCAAAGACCGAAAAACCAAAGAAGTCGCGCCGCAGGAAACAACGCAGTTCATGGAAGAGTGCCGCAAGCGCGGCCTGCTCGTCGGCAAAGGCGGACTCTACGCAAACGTGATCCGCATGTCGCCGCCGTTGAACATTGCCAAGAGCGACGTCGACGAAGCGATCCGTATCATGGACGAAGCGCTGAGCGCAGTCAGAGAGCCGGCGGCTGCGGCAGCCCGGTAG
- a CDS encoding MFS transporter, with product MSFSERLQQVRTGFERPFWVANITELFERLSYYAAFASLARYLHEALRFPVEQASSLTGLFGGLVWFLAAFGGAVADRLGFRRALSVAYLILSCSYFLLGSIAAPWLGPVRDHVPLVALVTFILMLPALGIALVKPSVVGTTARASNENVRSIGYAIYYTLVNIGGAAGPYVASWVHQRMNVENVFRVAALSVFLMFFAVLLFFREPRKPGEVQTTSLGQVVRNFGTVLMNPRFMLFLLIFTGYWIFYWQEFIILPIYVHDYINPNTDTELMLVTGPVIVIAFTVLVNVITQKIPAFSAIILGTVISGGAWIVLVVSRSVFAAYLTLVLVAIGEITQSPRYYEYISRLAPSGQQGTYMGFAFLPIGIGSLIAGVFGGRLIHHYGELVHRPQQMWWAVAGVGLATALLLWIYDRVFAPAAASTTA from the coding sequence TTGTCCTTTTCTGAGCGCCTGCAACAAGTCCGCACCGGATTTGAACGCCCATTTTGGGTCGCGAATATCACTGAGTTGTTCGAGCGACTCTCCTATTACGCCGCCTTCGCATCACTGGCACGATACCTCCACGAGGCGCTGAGATTCCCCGTCGAGCAAGCCAGCAGCCTAACCGGATTGTTTGGAGGCCTGGTTTGGTTTCTCGCAGCTTTTGGCGGAGCGGTGGCAGATCGCCTCGGATTCCGCCGCGCGCTCTCGGTCGCATACCTGATCCTGAGCTGTTCGTATTTCCTGCTCGGCTCAATTGCTGCGCCGTGGCTCGGGCCTGTCCGCGACCACGTTCCTCTGGTGGCGCTGGTCACATTCATCCTGATGCTTCCCGCTTTGGGAATCGCGCTGGTAAAGCCTTCGGTAGTGGGAACAACGGCCCGCGCTTCCAACGAAAACGTCCGCTCAATCGGATACGCGATTTACTACACGCTGGTGAACATCGGCGGGGCCGCCGGACCGTACGTCGCTTCGTGGGTGCATCAGCGCATGAACGTGGAGAACGTATTTCGCGTTGCAGCTCTCAGCGTCTTCCTCATGTTTTTTGCCGTTCTGCTGTTCTTCCGCGAACCGCGCAAACCGGGAGAAGTGCAAACCACAAGCCTGGGACAGGTTGTGCGCAACTTTGGAACGGTGCTCATGAATCCCCGCTTCATGCTGTTCCTGCTGATCTTCACCGGCTATTGGATTTTTTACTGGCAGGAGTTCATCATCCTGCCGATTTACGTTCATGACTACATCAACCCCAATACCGATACGGAACTCATGCTGGTCACCGGACCTGTGATCGTGATTGCTTTTACTGTGCTGGTGAATGTCATCACGCAGAAGATTCCGGCTTTCAGCGCGATCATTTTGGGAACAGTGATCTCGGGCGGAGCATGGATTGTGCTGGTCGTGTCTCGCTCCGTCTTTGCGGCTTATCTCACTCTGGTACTGGTGGCGATCGGCGAAATCACGCAGTCTCCGCGATATTACGAATACATCTCCAGACTGGCGCCGTCCGGACAGCAGGGCACGTATATGGGATTTGCTTTCCTGCCCATCGGCATCGGCTCTCTCATCGCCGGCGTATTCGGCGGCAGGCTGATTCATCATTACGGCGAACTGGTGCATCGGCCGCAGCAGATGTGGTGGGCAGTTGCCGGAGTGGGCCTTGCAACCGCTCTGCTGCTTTGGATCTATGACCGCGTCTTCGCTCCAGCAGCAGCTTCCACGACAGCCTGA
- a CDS encoding gluconeogenesis factor YvcK family protein — protein MGGGTGLSTLLRGLKRYAPHTPGIEKPKSGSPDLPPIGDLTAVVTVTDDGGSSGRLRKEFNILPPGDIRNCLVALSEDEALLSRIFQYRFETGEGLEGHNFGNLFVTALTAVTGDFAEAVRESSKILATRGTIFPSTVSNVQLEARMDDDSIVFGETNITRSHLRIVRLRMVPENAEPLPETLEAISKADLITIGPGSLFTSLAPNLLVHGIPEAIAASRAIKVYVCNLMTQANESLGLTAADHIRKLYEHAGAPIFDYAVVNTAPISESLQAKYALEGASRIVVDRDAIEALGVRCVTGNFVAEGDMVRHATDRVAAELLKLAARTKNS, from the coding sequence ATGGGCGGCGGAACTGGGCTCTCCACACTGCTGCGCGGATTGAAGCGCTATGCTCCGCATACTCCCGGAATTGAGAAGCCAAAGTCAGGCTCGCCCGACTTGCCGCCGATTGGCGACCTCACTGCGGTGGTCACCGTCACCGATGATGGTGGCTCCAGCGGACGCCTGCGCAAAGAATTCAACATCCTTCCCCCGGGTGATATCCGCAACTGCCTCGTTGCCCTCTCGGAAGACGAGGCGCTGCTCTCGCGTATCTTCCAGTACCGTTTTGAAACTGGAGAAGGACTCGAGGGACACAACTTCGGAAATCTTTTCGTTACTGCACTCACGGCTGTCACCGGCGACTTTGCCGAGGCAGTGCGTGAATCGTCTAAGATCCTGGCGACGCGTGGAACCATTTTTCCCTCGACCGTCAGCAATGTTCAGCTTGAAGCACGGATGGACGATGATTCGATCGTCTTTGGAGAAACCAACATCACCCGCAGCCATCTGCGCATTGTGCGCCTCCGCATGGTGCCGGAGAACGCAGAACCATTACCGGAGACTCTGGAAGCAATCTCGAAAGCGGATCTGATCACGATTGGGCCGGGATCGTTATTCACGAGCCTCGCGCCAAACCTGCTAGTACACGGAATTCCCGAGGCCATCGCAGCATCGCGTGCGATCAAGGTGTATGTCTGCAATCTGATGACGCAGGCCAACGAGAGCCTCGGGCTCACAGCCGCCGATCACATTCGCAAGCTCTACGAACATGCCGGCGCGCCGATCTTTGACTATGCGGTCGTGAATACGGCTCCGATCAGTGAATCCCTGCAGGCGAAGTACGCACTCGAAGGCGCCAGTCGGATTGTGGTAGATCGCGATGCCATCGAAGCTCTGGGAGTACGGTGTGTGACCGGCAACTTCGTTGCCGAAGGCGATATGGTGCGACACGCTACGGATCGTGTTGCAGCCGAGTTGCTCAAACTCGCCGCAAGGACTAAGAATTCTTAA
- a CDS encoding glutaredoxin domain-containing protein: MDLTVYTAFWCRDCREAKNFLKKHNIPFREIDIENTPGAADEVLRNVGKRAIPQFVIDGKWVQPYRPGQGFLYKEMSALLGVSE; the protein is encoded by the coding sequence ATGGATTTGACGGTCTACACTGCGTTCTGGTGCCGCGACTGCCGCGAGGCCAAGAACTTTCTGAAAAAGCACAACATTCCCTTTCGCGAGATTGACATTGAAAACACTCCAGGTGCCGCCGACGAAGTGTTACGCAACGTCGGTAAGCGCGCCATTCCGCAGTTTGTAATCGATGGCAAGTGGGTGCAGCCTTACCGGCCCGGACAAGGTTTCCTTTACAAAGAGATGAGCGCACTGCTCGGAGTCTCGGAGTAG
- a CDS encoding CYCXC family (seleno)protein, producing MKRILPLAVIALFAIASSAQFMENEVPAYHKTPPAKGEKLAPIASSAELDQMNLKYGFQRRAYEAAAKVPRVLYQLPCYCFCDRSAGHQSLHNCFEGDHGSHCSTCMQEAFYAYQMTKKGKTAKQIREGIIKGEYKSIDLNSLNGPLA from the coding sequence ATGAAAAGAATTCTTCCGCTTGCAGTCATCGCTCTTTTCGCCATTGCCAGCTCAGCTCAATTTATGGAAAACGAAGTTCCGGCATACCATAAAACCCCTCCGGCGAAAGGAGAGAAGCTCGCACCAATCGCTTCGTCTGCGGAACTCGACCAGATGAACCTGAAGTACGGCTTCCAGCGCCGCGCCTACGAAGCCGCCGCGAAGGTTCCGCGAGTTCTATACCAGCTTCCCTGCTACTGCTTCTGCGACCGCTCCGCCGGACACCAGAGCCTGCATAACTGCTTCGAAGGCGACCATGGTTCGCACTGCTCAACCTGCATGCAGGAAGCCTTCTACGCGTACCAGATGACCAAGAAAGGCAAGACGGCGAAGCAGATTCGCGAAGGCATCATCAAGGGCGAGTACAAGAGCATTGATCTGAATTCGCTGAATGGACCGCTTGCGTAA
- a CDS encoding nuclear transport factor 2 family protein, whose product MNQRPPLPPFTLESAKQKVRSAEDAWNTRDPERVASAYTEDSRWRNRAEFFRGRTAIVEFLKRKWAKELDYRLIKELWAFHENRIAVRFQYEWHDDSGSWFRAHGNEQWEFDENGLMRRREASINDVPIQAEDRKFLWQPLGPRPANHPGLTELGL is encoded by the coding sequence ATGAATCAACGTCCTCCGCTTCCGCCATTCACGTTAGAAAGTGCCAAGCAGAAAGTGCGCTCTGCCGAAGACGCGTGGAACACTCGCGATCCGGAGCGCGTGGCCTCCGCCTACACAGAAGACAGCCGCTGGCGCAATCGCGCTGAGTTCTTTCGCGGACGCACCGCGATTGTCGAATTCCTGAAACGGAAATGGGCGAAGGAGCTCGACTATCGACTGATCAAGGAGCTTTGGGCCTTTCACGAAAACCGCATTGCCGTGCGCTTCCAGTACGAATGGCATGACGATTCGGGGAGCTGGTTTCGTGCGCACGGCAATGAGCAGTGGGAATTCGATGAGAACGGACTCATGCGGCGTCGCGAAGCCAGCATCAACGACGTTCCGATCCAAGCGGAGGACCGAAAGTTCTTGTGGCAGCCGCTAGGACCGCGTCCGGCGAACCATCCTGGATTGACCGAACTGGGCTTGTGA
- a CDS encoding FRG domain-containing protein, producing the protein MAPKPEFGVVETTREQPVRAQIEEHQADSLIDYLAAVFHIREHLPTRQARRPELWFRGADREHDPIPSVFRYENSDEWEIRREFRRRGILMLSEREPQDEWEWYFLMRHNNAPTRLLDWTDSALIALYFALRKPLPEKAPPAVWVLNPVLLNQIVCKTDSVVLSNEPQAAGYLPESPRDELKPELPIAVDPIHVSRRLAVQRSRFTIHGKDQNGLITVAARNPGVLFRVIIAKECVNPILNDLRTCGVSETTIFPDLEGLSRELLGEWPVKRRKS; encoded by the coding sequence GTGGCACCTAAACCCGAATTCGGTGTAGTGGAGACGACGCGGGAGCAGCCGGTCCGAGCCCAGATCGAAGAACATCAGGCTGATTCGTTGATCGACTATCTCGCGGCAGTGTTCCACATCCGCGAACATCTGCCGACACGCCAAGCACGGCGTCCGGAGCTCTGGTTTCGTGGCGCCGACCGCGAGCACGATCCTATTCCCAGCGTTTTCCGATACGAAAATTCCGACGAGTGGGAGATCCGCCGCGAGTTTCGCCGGCGCGGTATCCTCATGCTCTCCGAGCGCGAGCCGCAGGATGAATGGGAGTGGTACTTCCTGATGAGGCATAACAACGCGCCGACGCGTCTGCTCGATTGGACAGACAGCGCGTTAATCGCGCTGTACTTCGCGTTGCGAAAGCCGCTCCCCGAGAAGGCGCCTCCGGCGGTGTGGGTGTTAAATCCGGTGCTGCTGAATCAAATCGTTTGCAAAACCGACTCCGTCGTCTTGAGCAATGAGCCGCAGGCGGCAGGATATTTGCCTGAATCGCCGCGCGATGAACTCAAACCAGAGCTGCCGATTGCCGTCGATCCGATCCATGTCTCGCGCAGGCTCGCCGTTCAGCGAAGCCGATTCACAATTCATGGCAAGGACCAAAATGGGCTCATTACTGTTGCGGCGCGGAATCCAGGTGTTCTGTTTCGAGTGATCATCGCAAAAGAGTGCGTGAACCCCATCCTCAACGACCTTCGCACCTGCGGCGTTTCAGAAACGACGATCTTCCCCGATCTCGAGGGACTCTCACGTGAACTGCTGGGTGAGTGGCCCGTGAAGCGGCGCAAAAGCTGA